One Denticeps clupeoides chromosome 3, fDenClu1.1, whole genome shotgun sequence DNA window includes the following coding sequences:
- the LOC114786556 gene encoding uncharacterized protein LOC114786556, protein MGPQVLLHIFVLKCSLSVVADQGVLWARTGDHFDLKCSTDHFNMDKMFMYQYFDDNQKQILILTREFNVSPMMGYEKKVEVQGTFNQLTITLTNLTLSDTGVYRCQYLNKSKQMESREGSMLVVINGAEGTCPAGTENVKIQTSKIMTLFVINACSVILLIIILLFSMSGVSGRKKNISCQPSSDVYESMRPQLRAEDSSGTWINPAYQTSNHPFYFDH, encoded by the exons ATGGGGCCACAGGTTCTACTTCATATCTTTGTCTTAAAATGCTCACTTTCAG TGGTGGCTGACCAGGGAGTTCTGTGGGCCAGAACAGGGGATCATTTTGATCTGAAATGCTCCACGGACCACTTCAACATGGATAAGATGTTCATGTACCAGTATTTTGACGACAATCAAAAACAGATCCTCATTCTTACCAGGGAATTCAACGTCTCTCCTATGATGGGATATGAGAAGAAAGTCGAGGTCCAGGGGACCTTCAACCAGCTGACCATCACTTTGACCAACCTCACACTCAGCGACACTGGAGTTTACAGGTGCCAGTACCTCAACAAATCTAAACAAATGGAAAGCAGAGAAGGTTCCATGCTGGTGGTGATCAATG GAGCAGAGGGGACATGCCCAGCAGgcacagaaaatgtgaaaatccaGACGTCCAAGATAATGACACTCTTTGTGATCAACGCATGCTCTGTGATTCTTCTGATCATCATTCTGCTATTCAGT ATGAGTGGGGTCTCTGGGCGAAAGAAGAACATCTCTTGCCAGCCCTCCTCTGACGTGTATGAGAGCATGAGGCCACAGTTAAGGGCAGAAGACTCTTCCGGGACGTGGATCAACCCGGCATATCAGACATCCAATCACCCCTTTTATTTTGATCATTGA